The Oncorhynchus kisutch isolate 150728-3 unplaced genomic scaffold, Okis_V2 scaffold2192, whole genome shotgun sequence genomic interval aacatgttttcctcggaaggccctgactcattcatacgtgtaataatgtctatgagttcggagggaatctgtgataatagattttcatctattgtcattatgtcaattacccccgaatcattcatatggttaactatatcttggagctctgtagggatcatggctaagagggtttcaattgtctcactttggtctatagggggcgccatctgtctaattaaggatgtgtgtgtgtgtgtgtttacatgtgtgttttttaacggcggtatttgcttgttttagccctaatgttttttaacatacggggtagctcgctacgccagaatgacacatcctgattgtattgatgctcgagtagaatacacatgcgcctctggagtagagcctttcgtgattttaaacccagggtaaacgctttgaaaaaacgttcttggtctatttcagaatctgctgtttcccccacagaattggccgattcaagaaggttggcagcttcacagaacatcaaatcgtctacctcagaaatgtcatttaaatctttgaaatcatcaggtttcgctgttttcttgactggtgtctttggagcctcctcggggatgcttgtctgggcatcctccgatgtttgtgcgttgtctttataagccggtgaggagtctgaaataaaaataatacatacaaaaataggttattaaccctaaaatatgtaaaaaatgccaaatacatttcagatataagcctatatattaacaatacattaattaaatacctcggcttttttgacgagggctgttctgaagaagctctgaaaccaggggctgatgtctttgttcaacctgtattacagcatctgcaggttcggtagatggtgagcctgaaaaaaacaaaaaaaataaaaaaataaaacagcattaggccttgttttaacatattccggcataaaaaaaatatataaatattaaaataataatatatataaataataatatataattgattcataccttgtccttggaacgacgtctcgtgaatatcggccaagtagaattgttcgggtgaagcggaactgtggatctgagcactaattatcctttggtgtttagaaatatgggggacaacgttgtcctggccaaggggagttgacctgccgtttaaagtctctgttcgctgcttttgtgtaaatacatcctgggagtagggcagaattgtctcgtagtcatatgcttcgcagaaaccgttcaggctccatagggcctcgtttaaccttctaggctttaggtcctctgtaaacatataaaataacttttaatataagatgcccacactttttgtttttaaggtataaatatttttatgtatggaattcttggagcttacttacgtttacaattcagggtaggcgtttgtttgtctgcactttgttccggagccccattggatggttcgagctcagttatacctcggagtatctgcgtgaatgcttcagaatctataaaacattcgacaatattaaagctataatcactttagctaatattgccttgttatacggtaagcatactgatcctaatgattgtttaatatttctataacatcccacgcttttcaaacaattccccacaacaaccaaatctaataaagatttatttcaagaactcaccttgcgatagatccattagactgttttccccgattatcttttttaacgcttcagtccgataacgattcttggagtttctggaggtgctgtttgcatctgaactaaaacgctgctaacattgcccatggtttctagcgcttttgtaccctacgacctagagaaaaacccctgaatgatttttacatagcatttggggtttgtcgttttttcgggctatacccccgcccatggtatatttgacacatttcaaacacatggtattgggtgtgtctaaacattaggatccttttggatcttctaaaatctccggggtgctagcacctagatgcatgggggtgggttggtctcgacatcgctgggatgaatgactttttagcccacctaaaaaatagttttatgaaaggcctttaagattaggagtcgtaagacacaatattattgttggggggtaggcatctgttttgcaggctagtgtaaaccttggtttcaaacgactgcaagggtatttttttaacaaacaacccgcccccctttttctgtttttgaaacacacacacacacacacacacacacacacacacacacacacacacacacacacacagccactacagaaaactccctcacgcacatacgcgcgcacatggctttttccgcaagttttttctcagggacagactgcgctaagagtgaacaaacgcgagagttcataacgtggtgagattctgattttaaaaccatttatttcattcaaaatatttagtacatacattttatatccttacattcttaaggtattttacgatgcctttcttacagatcctgggagcttatgcaaccaaccgccattgtccgtgtcgagttcgccctcaaaaggcaaggctctcttgctaggtccatcaacacttggtaagttttcactccaggggtagatcctccgtcgggccttttggtcttgactctgtctcaaggaaagcctcgcccagcgctttaactgttccccattttggaagagaatgtccagcttattcataagtgttatgaaaattggataatccacccatttaaaactaaacacaggaataaaaaagtttacatgtttgcgtgctctggaagctacaggagaattgacagactttgtagcattatacttatcataaaggtcacaggctaaaattgtcactttgttgtcagggctatagtccattgaagcaattcttagagccttgagatcactgcggccgcagacctgttcttccaacgcatatcctggcacatttgtaccactcaggacctgttcaattttacaaagagccagcctgatgtttagccattctctcatccccagagccgggggaaaactcccaggttttgcaggataaaggggtttgggtccacggtctgtgaatatctttaccgtagaatcctccgggtggaatatgtaagacatgtggccctcactcgtacccaaaaatcctttaaaacattctggagcttcacacagaacttcttcaaggctttggtcactgggttcatgacaagccgagcataacatccctaaaattggcataggtgtcatttttgtttaatattcaggggggttatcatgtacagtcttaaacaggtatttttcaggcgctttataaggggcattaaccaccccaaaccgtgagaaacagtaacaggttgacctgacacatggtcacttactcaaccccaacaacacccctgggcatgcacccttctacatgacatagggtcataaatcattacatagggtcataaatcaggcttgggtcatcaatcattaacggcctgtcaaatggacccttactcaacccatagcccccacctaaccaggcttgcctgaccagaagacatgcacacgtcatcactacatagggttcacatagagttcacataggttcacatagggtcatcaatcaacattttgacacgtgacatctactttaatctctctctagTGGGAAAGGATTTCAGTAAATGTATGAAAGCTAAGAGAAAGCCTGTGGGAGTGTCAGGGGGTGGGCACCTGACAGATCCTGTATAAAACAAGTGGGCAGACCCACTCTCACACTGTATCTCTTTAGTATCCTTATAGAAGCATAGaaactacttctgctactactctCACACAGTGCTTGAGACTGACAGATCTTCACTGCAAACATGAACAGCAAAGTTTCTCAGTCTGGTGAGTAGCCTTTAGGTTATAAAGATGGGAACGCAAGTCAATGGTATTGATTCCTTTTTTTATGTGCTTTTTCATTTCAACTTCATGTGCTCTAGAAATATAATGATGTATAGCAGTGGGgagcattattttatattactcCACTGCTTTTATTTTTTTGTCAAGTTGACACAAAATGTTAACATTATTAGTTACATTAAAATGTACAAGTCAGTGGAGTAATTCATTTTGTTTTTATTCTTGTATGCGCTTATTGTATATGACTGTTTTAGAGCACTACCTTCtctatctttccttctctttctcacttGCTGTAATGACTCTAATAAAGGAACACATGGATTATACATTTATGTTTGTACGGTGGCCTTTGTTTATATATTAAAACCAAGAGATTGCTTGGTATTTGATGGGAGTCAATTTAGCAAAAATTATAATGGCATAAAAACAGTTTAGCACATACAGATGTAGGTAAATATTTTGTTGCTGAAGGTTTTCCAGCACAGCAGCAAATGCAAAATTGTAGTGGATTTGCGTTTTAagtactctaaagtttctaaTGTCCACTTTGAAagttcagacttgattttccctaatccatataataattcacatttcctattggtgcaggattattttcctgctgtagcaaacaggctaaaattaagatcctgcatctgtagaGGCAATGCTCACAGATTATTTTGTGCAGACCATGAATTACTGCTTTGTGTTAAGAAGTGTGAAACAAATTGTTTTTGCCATTACTCAAAATGTGCTAACAAGCAGTACATGAAGTCAAAAGTTAACAAGTGTTCTTGTTATCCAACAGGAATCCAACTGCATACACAAAATGAGGAGTTCCGCATTGTTCTGGTCGGGAAGACAGGAGCTGGGAAAAGTGCTGCAGGAAACACCATTCTAGTGGAAAAAGCTTTCCCATCAAAAGCCTCCTCTGTTTCTCAGACAAAAACATGTGACAAGAGAAGAGGGAAGGTGGGTGAGCAAAGTGTAGCTGTTATTGACACCCCAGGTTTGTTTGATACTTCATTGTCTAATGAAGAGTCACTGAAAAAGATTGCTAAATGCATCTCTTTCTCTGCACCTGGTCCCCATGTGTTCCTGGTTGTGATCCAGCTGGGAAGATTCACTGAAGAGGAACAGAGAACTGTGGAGATGATTAAGACATTATTTGGTGATGAAGCATCCAAATACGCCATGGTTCTCTTCACACATGGAGACTTTCttcatggtgatgatgatgatgatgatgtaacaaTTGAACAGTTCCTGCTTGAAAATCCAGATCTGGATAGTGTTATTTCCCAATGCAATGGGGGATATCATGTCTTCAACAAGAAAGATAAGAATCCCTCCCAGGTCACTGAGCTGCTTGAGAAGATAAACAAGATGGTGAAGATGAATGGAGGAAGCCACTACACCACTGAGATGTTCCAGCAGGCTGAGAGAGCGATTGAAGAGGAGAAGAACAGGATCctgagagagaatgaagagaagaTATGCAGACAGGAGGAGAAACTGAAGAAAGAAAAAATGATCCAAGAGGCTCGGGGAAAAGAGCTTAAAGAGAAGAATGAGAGGATCCTGAGAGAGAACGAAGAGCAGAAACGCAGACAGAAGGAACTGAAGACAGATTCACAAGAGGCTCAGGAGAAAGCTattaaagaggagaagaagagaatccagagagagaaggaagagcagagactcagggaggaggaactggagaaaCTGAAACTGGAAAAAGAGGCTAAAGATAAAGAAATAAAGGAGTTGAGGGAAAAACATGAAAGGGAGGCAAGAGAGAGTGCTGAAGGAACAAATGGCTTTATAGATAGTTTTATTCAAAAAGTTGCTGAAGTGTGGAAAACATTGGGGAAAGCAGTAAAAGATAGGTGCAGTACACAATGAAAATCTGAAACAATGCTGTTCGAGAGTCCCAAGCTTAATCACATTGAATGCATTCATATACAGTGTACACTGTTGCCattctactgttatagcctgtaacTATAGCATTGACTTCTATAGATGTATATTCTATAGCTTACATAAAGCTTTATGACATTTATCCTGGCTCTGCTGTGTCTGTGATTTGTTTCCATTTATGTCAATAGTAAACATTATGTAATGACAATTTAAGACAAATACTAGATAACATTGAATGTAATCTACTGTTTCATTTATATTCAATGAGGACATTTTCTTAAAATAACACAAATAATCATCATGACAGTTTATTAAAGCTGGTAATTAGCTACAGATGTGATTTTAGGGTAGCTTTCATGCATTGGCATTATATATCAAATATGTtttaatcaacaacaaaaaataaaaaacgtattCATGTTGTGCCTAACACTCCATGACTTGGTCATTCCTTGAACAAATGGGTCAGTGTTCATACCATTGTCAATATGACATCATCAATATGGGACAGAACAGTGGAATTCTTTATATGGATGCACACAGTTGTCCAGACTCTGtaaatcatgctgtttaaacagtGAAGTAATAAAGAGACTCTCTTTTCTTGACCAGTGACCTGACTGGGAAAACCTCCAGGTCTATAACTAAGGCCTGGAGTTTTCCCTGGTCAGGTCCTGTATAGCTTATCCTAGAAGTAAAGGTTACGAGGAATGGAAGCCATTGACGGTTATTGAGACACAGACATGTGAGCCATGGCGGCCTAGTATGTCTGGGTCCTCCAGACCAGCAGAGCGAGAAAATAAAATCCTAAACTCTGGGACCAACTGACAAATTGGCatcctattccatatataatgcactacttttgaccagaacacaTGGGGCTTTGTTCAAAGTAGtacgctatatagggaatagggtgccatttcatccCAAACAGACAAAGAACCAGCAGGCCTATGAAATCAAAAGTCCAAAGATTATCATCAATAGTGTAAAACATTAGAGTAAAGATGATGTACACCTCAATCACTTTATATACAATTATTACACTCAGTTCTctaatctctcacacacaggaaCGGGGAAATGACCAGCAAACATTTCAATACAGACATCAGGGGACAAACCTTCGTCATTCAGTCACACACataccatctctccctctgacacacatactctctctctctgacacacgtgcaggcacacacacacacttgggtgGAATAATCTGTACAATAAGGAGAATTGCTTTTCATGCTGTTTCAAAGTTACACAGGCTGTTAAAACATGCTGAGCATACCTGGATCATAGTGGGTTATGGGAAGAACACTGAGGTTTGAGGCAAGAAGAAGCACCTGTTTGAATTCAATACAAATCTCAAGCACCAACCAGACCAGTGAAAAATCATTAGTAGGAATCAAATAGAAAGATTCAGAGTGCAGACAATGAGTGAACAAACCAGGGACACACTGACATTATCAAATGAAGCCAGGTCAACAACCAATATATAAGAACTCAAATGAATAAGTAGAAGAAAATAatgaattcacacacacacactttgttgtcagtcagtcagtcagcccacTAGGGGGAGCCCTACTTAAGTCTGTCCCTCCGGTTGGAACAGCCAAGACACGCAAGGCGCGGAAAGAGAAGCGAGACCATTTGCCTCCTTCAGGCACACAGAAGGAAAGCGCAAACCAATAAGACAACAGCCCGGACAGGAAATTAACTCATCTTGCTCAGGGGCGGGGCCAGCAGGGGGGTCCGGGATTGCAGTGCGGAAGCTGCTAGCCTTCCAGCCAATCGGACGTCCGACGACCACCGTCGCCGAGCCGTTGTTGTTGTCCAGAcgggggacaggagggagggagtgggggagttGGAGACTGGATAGAACTAGCCGTTAGGTTGCAGAAGAGGACGAGGCTGGGTGTAGGAGAAGTCTCCCTTGTGTAGGGACAGCGCCCTCTAGTGTGTCAGGAGACATGCTTCAGTCCATAGGCTCCCCCAGAGAAaaatcttcctcctcttccagaGGATCCAGAGACACCATGTCCAGGTCCAGAGGCAGCCCTGAATCATCTGACACGTCCTCCGcaatccctcccttctccttcttcctttcatcctccaccatccctcccttctccttcctcctttcatcctccaccatccctcgcttctccttccatcctccaccatccctcccttctcctttcatcctccaccatccctcccttctccttcctccaccatccctcccttctccttcctcctttcatcctccaccatccctcccttctcctttcatcctccaccatccctcccttcaCCTTCCAtcctccaccatccctcccttctccttcctcctccaccatccctcccttctccttccatcctccaccatccctccaccatccctcccttctccttcctcctccaccatccctcccttctccttcctcctccaccatccctcccttctcctccaccatccctcccttctccttcctcctccaccatccctcccttctccttcctcctttcatcctccctcctttcatcctccaccatccctcccttctccttccatcctccaccatccctccaccatccctcccttctccttcctcctccaccatccctcccttctccttcctcctccaccacctcttctTCCTCCACTTTCTGCAGGTCGTGGTCGGGGTACCGGAGGAGGGCGAGGGTTCGCCCTAGCTCGGGGTGCAGGGGAGGGACTGGCAGTTTAGGGTTGGCACGTGGAGAAAGAAGTTCCCCCTAAGGGGGGAGAGGCGCAGGTGTCAGGCTGCTGGGGGAGGGTGAAGGTCAGGGAGATGACAGACTTGCTGGGGGTGTTGTAGAGCTTGATGTGGCCCCCATTCAGGTCCTGCCACAGAGAGAAGGGGTTGACCCGGAACGGGGTTTCGAGAGGGGATGTCGTTGGGGGAAGCATGTCCAACTGGCTCCGTGACAACCGCTGGTCGACAGGGCGACGGGGAACTCTGACGTCGGTAAGGGCTGATCTGGACAGTGGTGGGTTCTGCGGAGAGATAATCACCCAGAGGGATGGGCTTCTTCCTCTCCTATCTCCATCCCCTCCAGCAAGACCACTATCTCAGAGAACGAGAGACGTAGCTTTGAATTCATCTGAGAAAGAGGGAAAAACAGAGTGAGGGGAGCAGGAAGAGTGTAAACAGTGCATACTTTTTGGAATGTATGGTTTTAGATTGTCAATTGCGTTTACAGTCAGTATGCCTGTCTGTATCTTACGTTGCAGCAGAAGACTGCAAGGTTGAGGAATGGTGTGGGACAGTCACCGACCAGGTTCTCCACGTCTAGTCCAAAGTCCTGCACACACAGAAAACCATCATCATCTTTTAATGTAGCCGACTAGCTGTCAATCAGTTTGTCTTGACTAAGTTTAAAAAACATAATTGTAGTTCTCCATCTTGTCCACTCAATGGAGACATACACTGTGATAGAGTATTactcattaaagtggaactgacagcattttagcaacatgaaatcgtATTAAAATCTGTTTATATAGACCCCCAGGAAGAATGacactttattttttacattttctgacaagcaAGCAATTGGATAAGGTAATTCACtttttcataaattcttagaatgtttgggaattacaTATACTAaagcatttgtgaaaattctatagcagATAATATAGAATGGAAAAGCAGCCTtgtgtttggacaattaatagacactgcagtaaataaaaccaaaTAAAAACCTCTGTCTCATCCAGGACCGGAGTCGTCGCAGACAGGTGAGTTACAAATATAATGGTTATATTATGGAAAAAAAGAAGCCTTTTGTGCCAAATGTTTTTGGGAACCCCTGTGGTGATCTAGATATGTGATGTTGGGCTTCAGCAACAAGGGATTCTTTTTTCAAATCACTCGATCAATCATATCTTCACCATCATTTGGTAATATTGGTGAATGAAAAATCCCTCTGTGTTGACCTGACTCTTTTATTTGTCTTTTGAAATACTCTAACACAAATGACATTATTTATTTATGAATTGAGATAGAAACACATGTAATTATGTAATCAAGGAATAATCTTACAGTATTGGATTGGGGGTGTTAAATAGAATCATAAACAGGAACTATGAACAAATTGTTTAAATAATTATTGTACTCATACATTTTAAATACCACTTATTAGTAGAGCTATTTGTTATTAATGAACTTAGCTTTTTTCTTGATTAGTTTCATATTGATTAATACAAGCACATAAATGCATTTTGAAATGACCTAATTAATGAAAATGAACACAATGTAATGTAGTATAGTGCAAGTTGACAGATGCATTGATCTTTCAATTCATAATTATTGTTTTTTTACTGATCTATACATGAGTTATTGAGATAGGAATAATGCCCATATTTGTTTATTATTCATCTGTGATCCTACTCATGTACGTCTCTGAGCAGCAGTATTCCATTTTGCTCATCACTAAGGCCATACAAATCTCTTCTCTCGTCTACTTACTGTTGCTTTCAGAAGCTGAAATCAGTAATGAACTGAGACTGGTTTTGTTTGGTCTGAGTGGATTGGAGAAGAGTGCAGCATGAAACACCATCATGGGCCAAAAGCTGTTTGGTTCCAGAATCAGTCCCAAGTCACTGACCCTGaagagtgagagcagagagagagacggggctgTGTGGGAGACTGATGGTGGTGGACACTCCAGGTCTGCTCAACAGTGACCTCTCTGAAGAGGAAGTCAGAGATTAGATTGAGAGGTCTTTGTCTCGCTCTAACACCAGGTCCCCACGCCTTCCTACTGGTCATTCAGCTGGGCCGCTTCACAGAGCAAgagaagagagtgatggagacacTGGAGAAGATGTTAACTCCCACTGTCAGTGAATATACCATAGTGGGCTTTTGTTATGGAGACACTTCCGTAGAGCTGTTTTTTTTTAGAGAAGACCAAAACCTGAAGAATTTTGTTCAGAAATGGGAAGGCAGTTTCCAAGTGTTCAACAATGCTGTTAAGTGCGATACCAATCAGGTCAGAGAGCTTTTAGACAAAGTAGAACAGGTAATAAGACAGAGTATGCAGAATTATGAAGATAGTCGAATAATTACACTAAACATTATCACTTCTTCTTTGGATTTGACTGTGGTTTCTCACCAGGATGTTAATCAAAGCATCAGTGCCTGTGAACAGGCACTTAACAAGGCAGTGTTCCCCGGTAAGCCATCATTGTAAAcaggaatgtgttcttaactgatctgcctcgttaaataaaggttaaataataattaggccctaatctatggatttcgcatgactgggcaggggcccagccaatcagaatgagtttcccCACGAAAGggctttaatacagacagaaatactcctcagtttcatcagctatctgggtggctggtctcagacatttcaaggtcctgaagtggcctacccagtctccagatctcaaccccatagaaaatctttggagggagttgaaagtccgtgttgcccagcaacagccccaagacatcactgctctagaggagatctgcatggagtaatgggccaaaataccagcaacagtgtgtgaaaaccttgtgaagacttacagaaaacgtttgacctctgtcattgccaacaaagggtatataacaaagtattgagataaacttttgttattgaccaaatacttattttccaccataatttgcaaataaattcattaaaaatcctacaatgtgatttttgtctgtcatagttgaagtgtacctgtgatgaaaattacagtcctctcatctttttaagtgggagaacttgcacaattggtggctgactaaatacttttttgccccactgtagatgtcatcctaactaactcgccttcCAAATacacctggccggggtatcctggaatgacattgacctcatcccgtcagtagatgatgcctggctattctttaaaagtgccttcctcaccatcttaaataagcatgcccctctcaaaaaatgtagaactaggaatagatatagtccttggttcactccagacttgtctgcccttgaccagcacaaaaacatcctgtggcgttctgcattagcatcgaatagccccggTGATATGCAACTATTCAGGGAAGTTagtaacaaatatacacaggcagttagaaaagctaaagcaagatttttcaaacagaaatttgcatcctgtagtactaactcaaaaaagttctgggacactgtaaagtccatggagaataagagcacctcctcccagctgcccactgctctgaggctaggaaacactgtcaccaccgataaatccactataattgagaatttgaataagcatttctctacggctggccatgccttccacatggctacccctaccccggtcaactgcccggcaccctccacagcaacccgccaaagcccccaccatttctccttta includes:
- the LOC109876501 gene encoding GTPase IMAP family member 9; translated protein: MNSKVSQSGIQLHTQNEEFRIVLVGKTGAGKSAAGNTILVEKAFPSKASSVSQTKTCDKRRGKVGEQSVAVIDTPGLFDTSLSNEESLKKIAKCISFSAPGPHVFLVVIQLGRFTEEEQRTVEMIKTLFGDEASKYAMVLFTHGDFLHGDDDDDDVTIEQFLLENPDLDSVISQCNGGYHVFNKKDKNPSQVTELLEKINKMVKMNGGSHYTTEMFQQAERAIEEEKNRILRENEEKICRQEEKLKKEKMIQEARGKELKEKNERILRENEEQKRRQKELKTDSQEAQEKAIKEEKKRIQREKEEQRLREEELEKLKLEKEAKDKEIKELREKHEREARESAEGTNGFIDSFIQKVAEVWKTLGKAVKDRCSTQ